A genomic region of Coriobacteriaceae bacterium contains the following coding sequences:
- a CDS encoding type IV toxin-antitoxin system AbiEi family antitoxin domain-containing protein: MSEQKAIMGLVSEAEPGEVFVPGDFAEAGSADAIRKALSRMVEAGELERPMRGLYRKPRRSAFLDKAVPASPDEIAEALARKFEWRIAPYGDTALNRLGLDSQVPSVVRYVSDGPYRTYQYGPYTIEFRHTANRDLSRLNPVAATVVQALKALGKDGVTEGVLDIISSRLDDSQMERLASETRNSTSWVRDAVREMQRRRARHA, translated from the coding sequence GTGAGCGAGCAGAAAGCCATAATGGGGTTGGTTTCCGAGGCAGAACCGGGAGAGGTCTTCGTTCCGGGCGACTTTGCCGAGGCGGGGTCGGCGGACGCCATACGCAAGGCACTGTCTCGGATGGTGGAAGCCGGGGAGCTGGAGCGGCCGATGCGGGGGCTCTACCGCAAGCCGCGACGAAGTGCCTTTTTGGACAAGGCAGTTCCTGCAAGTCCCGACGAGATAGCGGAGGCCCTTGCCCGCAAGTTCGAGTGGCGCATCGCGCCCTATGGGGACACGGCTCTCAATCGACTGGGCTTGGACTCTCAAGTGCCGTCGGTCGTGCGTTATGTGAGTGATGGGCCGTACCGGACCTATCAGTACGGCCCCTATACGATTGAGTTTCGGCATACGGCTAATCGCGACCTATCGAGGCTGAACCCCGTTGCGGCCACCGTCGTTCAGGCGTTGAAGGCACTCGGCAAAGACGGCGTGACGGAGGGCGTGCTCGACATCATCTCCTCCCGGCTCGATGATTCGCAGATGGAAAGACTTGCGTCAGAGACCCGCAACTCAACGTCATGGGTGAGAGACGCGGTTAGGGAGATGCAGAGAAGGAGGGCACGGCATGCGTGA
- a CDS encoding helix-turn-helix domain-containing protein, translated as MELARQLKAKREEHGLSQDEVAKAIFVSRQTVSNWENDKTYPDVQSLLLLSQLFGVSIDELIKGDAVAMQQAIKEDSRKMRLLSIGMLAFSGLPFLFLLVFSVVWQEPSGFARMSKGNIAGAATFIVLYAIGFGMAIAIDRLKKKHDIVTYREIDRFLKGELDGEFDSQGFARRHPALGVMVKLLGGAVIGLMLAGLLLVLEGC; from the coding sequence ATGGAACTTGCTCGGCAACTGAAAGCAAAACGGGAAGAGCACGGCCTTTCCCAAGATGAGGTCGCGAAGGCGATATTCGTATCGCGGCAGACCGTCTCGAATTGGGAGAACGACAAGACTTATCCGGATGTGCAGAGCCTGCTCTTGCTCAGCCAGTTGTTCGGCGTTTCCATCGACGAGCTCATCAAAGGGGATGCTGTTGCAATGCAGCAGGCCATCAAGGAGGATTCGCGCAAGATGAGGCTGCTGTCGATTGGCATGCTCGCCTTTTCGGGGCTGCCCTTCCTCTTCCTTCTTGTGTTCTCAGTAGTCTGGCAAGAACCGTCGGGCTTTGCCCGCATGAGCAAGGGCAACATCGCGGGAGCGGCCACCTTCATCGTGCTCTATGCCATCGGATTCGGCATGGCCATCGCCATCGATCGCTTGAAGAAGAAGCACGACATTGTCACCTACCGGGAGATTGACCGGTTTCTCAAGGGAGAGCTCGACGGTGAGTTCGACTCGCAGGGCTTCGCGCGCAGGCATCCGGCCCTCGGCGTGATGGTGAAGCTTCTGGGTGGTGCCGTTATTGGATTGATGCTAGCGGGATTGCTCCTCGTGCTCGAGGGCTGCTAG
- a CDS encoding DUF6440 family protein: MKENGDRFVQAYMQQDGLANRTYVLVDRQTGVNYLLAGFLASSGVSCTGMTVLVDSSGKPIVTPIEE, encoded by the coding sequence ATGAAAGAAAATGGCGATCGTTTCGTCCAGGCATACATGCAACAAGATGGCCTGGCGAATCGCACGTACGTTCTCGTCGACCGCCAGACTGGAGTGAATTATCTCCTGGCAGGCTTTCTAGCATCTTCTGGTGTCAGCTGCACCGGCATGACCGTGCTTGTCGATTCGTCCGGCAAGCCCATCGTCACTCCCATCGAAGAATAG
- a CDS encoding aldo/keto reductase has translation MQFRTDAKNGNELSALGFGCMRFPTTAGRIDIDASEQLIVEAVERGVNYLDTAYLYNGNEAALGEIFARNPGLREKVHIATKLPMARCEAAADFDKYLGRSLERLRTDHIDYYLVHNVTSAAAWDRLSSLGFKEWVNEQKSTGRIANIGFSYHGPKTDFPTLLDSFDWDFCQIQYNYMNENYQAGTAGLVAAAERGLPVIVMEPLLGGKLAAELPAEARGVLTDADISDDPVRLALRWVWNHPEVTVVLSGMNTQEQLLQNIATADGALPGSLEDAEVKAVEKARESIAKSYRIPCTGCGYCVPCPKGVNIPMCFAAYNTSFAHGWYQGMQQYITASGAMSGDARFASDCVRCGACLEKCPQHIKIPDELTSVKRRLQVPGLPALIKFGVRVMSR, from the coding sequence ATGCAATTCAGAACCGATGCCAAGAACGGAAACGAACTGTCGGCGCTGGGCTTCGGCTGCATGAGGTTCCCGACCACAGCGGGGCGCATAGACATCGATGCCTCTGAGCAGCTTATTGTCGAGGCTGTCGAAAGAGGCGTGAATTATCTCGACACGGCTTACCTGTACAACGGAAATGAAGCCGCTCTAGGTGAGATATTCGCTCGCAATCCCGGCCTTAGGGAAAAAGTGCATATTGCCACCAAGCTGCCAATGGCAAGATGCGAGGCGGCAGCCGACTTCGACAAGTATTTGGGGCGCTCTCTTGAAAGGCTGCGCACCGACCATATCGACTATTACCTCGTCCATAACGTAACGAGCGCAGCGGCATGGGATCGCCTGAGCTCGCTCGGCTTCAAAGAATGGGTGAATGAGCAGAAAAGCACGGGGCGCATCGCCAACATCGGGTTCTCATATCACGGACCGAAAACCGACTTCCCCACACTGCTCGACTCCTTCGACTGGGACTTCTGCCAGATCCAATACAACTACATGAACGAGAACTACCAGGCGGGCACGGCGGGTCTGGTGGCAGCGGCAGAGCGAGGCCTGCCTGTTATCGTCATGGAGCCGCTTCTCGGGGGCAAGCTTGCGGCCGAGCTGCCGGCAGAGGCACGTGGTGTACTGACCGATGCCGACATAAGCGACGACCCGGTAAGGCTTGCCCTGCGCTGGGTGTGGAATCACCCGGAAGTAACCGTGGTGCTGTCGGGGATGAACACGCAGGAGCAACTGCTGCAAAACATTGCGACGGCTGATGGAGCGCTACCGGGTTCGCTCGAAGATGCTGAGGTCAAAGCCGTGGAGAAGGCGCGGGAGAGCATCGCAAAGAGCTATAGGATTCCCTGCACGGGATGCGGGTACTGCGTGCCGTGCCCCAAGGGCGTGAACATTCCCATGTGCTTCGCCGCGTACAACACGTCCTTCGCTCATGGCTGGTACCAGGGCATGCAACAATACATCACGGCGTCGGGAGCAATGTCGGGTGATGCACGCTTCGCAAGCGATTGTGTCAGGTGCGGCGCCTGCCTCGAGAAGTGCCCCCAGCATATCAAGATCCCGGACGAACTGACCTCGGTGAAGCGGCGCCTCCAGGTTCCCGGCCTTCCGGCTCTGATCAAGTTCGGAGTAAGGGTGATGAGCCGTTAA
- a CDS encoding pentapeptide repeat-containing protein — protein sequence MHVFPSSAQAAYDKASSSCKLAAPRIVTSLDELPLSTLCDPDRGTLEAVELRGLHAAEAEFVELEVSGGRFSNCQFLDCDFTGALFTDIAFDGCDFSNSVFDSAAFTRCTFSNCKFAGASFAEALWKHVAADECTFAYGAFSRCLWKTVRVRACDFLSADMSEMELCGISLDDDRFVGTSFFRTKLVGLDFTSCQLEGIAISDAMDEVYGAKFGLYQAAALARRLGVIIEE from the coding sequence ATGCACGTTTTTCCTAGTTCGGCACAAGCTGCCTACGACAAGGCGTCATCGTCTTGCAAGCTGGCTGCGCCTCGCATAGTCACCTCCCTCGACGAACTGCCTTTGAGCACTCTTTGCGATCCCGACCGTGGAACACTCGAAGCCGTTGAATTGCGTGGGCTCCATGCTGCGGAAGCGGAGTTCGTCGAACTTGAGGTTTCCGGTGGCCGCTTCTCCAACTGCCAGTTCCTTGATTGCGACTTCACCGGTGCGCTTTTCACCGATATCGCCTTCGATGGTTGTGACTTCTCCAACAGTGTATTCGACAGCGCCGCATTCACGCGCTGCACGTTCAGCAACTGCAAGTTCGCCGGGGCGTCCTTTGCCGAGGCGCTCTGGAAGCATGTCGCCGCAGACGAGTGCACATTCGCCTACGGCGCATTCAGCCGATGCCTCTGGAAGACTGTCCGTGTTCGCGCCTGCGATTTCTTATCAGCGGACATGTCTGAAATGGAGCTGTGCGGCATCTCGCTCGATGACGACCGCTTCGTTGGAACGAGTTTCTTTCGCACGAAGCTCGTCGGCCTCGATTTCACGTCATGTCAGCTCGAGGGCATTGCCATATCGGACGCTATGGATGAGGTGTACGGTGCGAAGTTCGGACTCTATCAAGCTGCTGCGCTGGCCCGGCGCCTTGGTGTCATTATTGAGGAGTAG